From Terriglobia bacterium, one genomic window encodes:
- a CDS encoding NIPSNAP family protein, whose product MKRRDFLASSLAASAPPGMTPGEPAGANGREFYELRFYGLHRGPGAQLTNDYLRDAAIPALNRAGIKPVGVFEMLVGPGSPSLYVLIPHPSAASLLTAWERVRADNEYLERGAAFLNAPASNPPFVRVGSEFMVAFETHPRITPPAQGPRVFELRTYDNATKKANLTKIKMFNTGEIDIFKKVGFHPVFFGEKLIGQRWPNLTYMLASESVEDRNKRWAAFGTDPDWKKLRATPGYSDDEIVSNITNVLLRPAAYSQV is encoded by the coding sequence ATGAAGAGGCGGGACTTTCTGGCATCATCGCTGGCGGCTTCGGCGCCGCCCGGGATGACCCCTGGCGAGCCGGCGGGGGCGAATGGCCGCGAATTTTACGAGTTGCGGTTTTACGGGCTCCATCGCGGGCCGGGCGCGCAATTAACCAACGACTATCTGCGCGATGCCGCAATTCCGGCGCTGAATCGCGCGGGCATCAAGCCGGTGGGCGTGTTCGAGATGCTCGTCGGGCCGGGAAGCCCATCGCTCTACGTGCTGATTCCGCACCCCTCGGCCGCCTCGTTGCTGACGGCGTGGGAGCGCGTGCGCGCGGACAACGAATACCTGGAACGCGGCGCTGCCTTCCTGAACGCTCCAGCCTCAAATCCGCCGTTTGTGCGCGTTGGGAGCGAGTTTATGGTCGCGTTTGAAACGCATCCGCGCATCACGCCTCCGGCCCAGGGGCCGCGCGTCTTCGAACTGCGCACTTACGATAACGCCACCAAGAAGGCCAACCTGACCAAAATCAAAATGTTTAACACGGGAGAAATCGATATCTTCAAGAAGGTCGGTTTTCATCCGGTGTTCTTCGGTGAAAAATTGATTGGCCAGCGCTGGCCCAACTTGACTTACATGCTGGCGTCGGAAAGCGTGGAGGACCGGAATAAGCGCTGGGCCGCGTTCGGGACGGACCCGGATTGGAAGAAGCTGCGGGCGACGCCCGGCTATTCGGATGACGAGATTGTTTCAAACATCACCAACGTGCTGCTGCGCCCGGCGGCGTATTCGCAGGTGTGA
- a CDS encoding branched-chain amino acid transaminase — MALDFYEKAWHNGKFISWSEATIHVASHVVSYGSCLFEGIRTYETPQGAAILHLDAHVGRLLDSSKIYRTEPGFTREQLKQAMIDLVRVNSVRSCYIRPLIFRGYDSLGVSPLKNPVEIYLLAWKWGKYLGDEALKQGVDVCVSSWNRIAPNTLPAMAKAAANYMNAQLIKMEAITNGYVEGIALDHSGNISEGSGENIFVVRNGKIYTPPLGSSVLPGITRASIIQLAEEAGIPVVEQVLAREILYIADEVFFTGTAAEVTPIRSVDRIVVGKGQPGAVTRELQERYLEIVEGRAEDKFGWLTYCNQPVATSN, encoded by the coding sequence ATGGCATTGGACTTTTACGAAAAGGCCTGGCACAACGGCAAGTTCATCTCCTGGAGCGAGGCAACTATCCATGTAGCCTCCCACGTGGTCAGCTACGGCTCCTGCCTGTTTGAGGGTATCCGGACCTACGAGACGCCGCAAGGCGCAGCCATCCTCCATCTGGACGCGCACGTCGGCCGCCTGCTGGATTCCTCCAAAATTTATCGCACCGAGCCGGGCTTTACGCGCGAGCAGCTCAAGCAGGCCATGATTGACCTGGTGCGAGTAAACAGCGTCAGATCGTGCTACATTCGCCCGCTGATTTTCCGCGGCTACGACAGCCTGGGAGTGAGCCCGCTGAAGAACCCGGTGGAGATTTACCTGCTGGCCTGGAAGTGGGGCAAGTATCTGGGCGATGAGGCGCTGAAACAGGGTGTGGACGTCTGCGTCAGCTCCTGGAACCGCATTGCGCCCAACACGCTGCCGGCCATGGCCAAGGCCGCCGCCAATTACATGAACGCGCAGCTCATCAAGATGGAAGCCATCACCAACGGGTACGTGGAAGGCATTGCGCTCGACCACTCGGGCAACATCAGCGAAGGCAGCGGGGAAAATATTTTTGTGGTGCGCAACGGAAAGATCTACACGCCGCCGCTCGGGTCGTCCGTGCTGCCGGGCATTACTCGCGCTTCCATCATCCAGCTCGCCGAAGAAGCCGGAATCCCCGTGGTGGAGCAGGTGCTTGCCCGCGAAATCCTCTACATCGCCGATGAAGTCTTCTTTACCGGAACGGCGGCGGAAGTGACCCCCATCCGCTCCGTCGATCGCATTGTGGTGGGCAAGGGCCAGCCCGGCGCCGTCACTCGGGAGCTGCAGGAGCGTTACCTCGAAATCGTGGAAGGCCGCGCCGAAGATAAGTTCGGCTGGCTGACTTACTGCAATCAGCCGGTTGCCACTTCGAATTAA
- a CDS encoding NIPSNAP family protein, which yields MKRRDFLASTLAVSAGLASAPVDGAEESKAARDYYELRFYQLTNGAKVKLMHSYLREAAIPALNRMGIDPVGVFNTVVGPISPSLYVLLPHRSLESVATLEERLRADAEYVKNGAEFLNAPASDPAYVRYESSLMKAFDCHPRITVPPKGKRIFELRTYESSSKNYNLNKVEMFGSGEVDIFIRSGFHPVFFGEKLIGDRMPNLTYMLSIGSIEEREKAWQAFSSDAQWKALTVSPKFSSGPNVVNITNYFLAPAPYSQV from the coding sequence ATGAAGCGGCGCGACTTTCTCGCATCAACTCTTGCAGTGTCAGCGGGACTGGCATCGGCTCCCGTGGACGGCGCTGAGGAGTCAAAGGCGGCGCGCGACTACTACGAGCTCAGGTTCTACCAGCTTACCAACGGCGCCAAGGTGAAGCTCATGCACAGTTATCTGCGCGAGGCGGCAATTCCGGCCCTCAACCGGATGGGCATCGACCCGGTGGGCGTATTCAATACCGTGGTGGGACCGATCAGCCCATCGCTTTACGTGCTGCTGCCGCACCGCTCGCTGGAGTCCGTTGCGACGCTCGAGGAGCGCCTGCGCGCCGATGCCGAATATGTCAAGAACGGCGCGGAATTCCTGAATGCTCCAGCATCGGACCCCGCTTACGTACGCTATGAGAGTTCGCTGATGAAGGCGTTTGATTGTCATCCGCGGATTACGGTCCCGCCCAAAGGCAAGCGCATTTTTGAACTTCGTACCTACGAGAGCTCCAGCAAGAATTACAACTTGAACAAAGTGGAGATGTTCGGCAGCGGCGAAGTGGACATCTTTATCCGTAGCGGATTTCATCCCGTGTTTTTCGGCGAAAAGCTGATCGGCGACCGGATGCCAAACCTTACTTACATGCTGTCGATTGGCAGCATCGAAGAGCGCGAAAAGGCGTGGCAGGCCTTCAGCTCGGACGCTCAATGGAAGGCGCTGACGGTATCGCCTAAATTTTCTTCCGGGCCGAACGTGGTGAACATCACGAACTATTTTCTGGCGCCAGCGCCTTATTCCCAGGTGTGA